The following are encoded together in the Drosophila sechellia strain sech25 chromosome 3R, ASM438219v1, whole genome shotgun sequence genome:
- the LOC116801392 gene encoding uncharacterized protein LOC116801392: MSRRKWDASEEDRFIDIWIHNLHLFEPGKKLTETYAQLEPYFRDVGVEINVQGIKSKMESLKRKYFNLLHSDQEDQSITWRHFDAMALVVRASANEVKDSEWKDYTQPAKTPHKTRSSIYMKNPAQRIKYETPFKTVFVDESAVNYFDDEEMPNAKRVRKRFSKSSNVRIKGRRVWQPAEECIFVDVWEKFASHIQSDRKKMDVYKDMHNELQLRGVGILPGDIKSKIESLMRTFRAQRDSVGDKSEWIHYSKILKIQTPIDFTKLDVFSEHSSSYEDDASWFKELEPKPDPDPISQPPSSSDSVVNQFDNKTQLSSPSCSEVCFWSDPEPSHCKVSIEMLDQDESTKQFESPSIEKHKAAEEFSQFVTKELAVLNDDLLIEAKRQIYNIICVMHKEQNEVNKKSY, encoded by the exons A TGAGCAGAAGGAAGTGGGACGCTTCCGAAGAGGACAGATTCATCGATATCTGGATCCACAACTTGCATCTGTTCGAGCCTGGCAAGAAACTGACGGAAACCTATGCGCAACTGGAGCCCTATTTTCGAGATGTTGGCGTGGAGATCAATGTCCAAGGAATAAAGTCGAAAATGGAATCCCTGAAGCGGAAGTATTTCAA TTTGCTACACTCCGACCAAGAAGACCAATCTATCACCTGGAGGCACTTCGATGCGATGGCTCTGGTGGTGAGAGCATCTGCCAATGAGGTGAAGGATTCGGAATGGAAGGACTATACGCAGCCAGCAAAGACGCCTC ATAAAACGCGTTCCTCTATTTATATGAAAAATCCCGCACAACGTATCAAATATG AGACACCATTCAAAACCGTCTTCGTGGATGAAAGTGCTGTGAACTATTTTGACGATGAGGAAATGCCCAACGCCAAAAGAGTTAGGAAAAGATTCAGCAAAAGTAGCAACGTTAGAATAAAGGGGCGAAGAGTTTGGCAGCCGGCGGAGGAATGCATATTCGTTGATGTCTGGGAAAAGTTCGCCAGTCACATACAGAGTGATAGGAAGAAAATGGATGTCTACAAGGATATGCATAATGAGCTGCAGCTGCGTGGTGTTGGTATATTACCTGGCGATATTAAATCTAAAATTGAATCACTTATGCGCACGTTCAG AGCACAGCGAGATTCGGTGGGAGATAAGTCCGAGTGGATTCATTATTCGAAGATATTAAAGATCCAGACTCCTATTGATTTCACCAAGCTGGATGTATTTTCCGAGCACAGTAGCAGCTACGAAGACGATGCATCCTGGTTCAAAGAATTGGAGCCGAAACCGGATCCCGATCCTATCAGCCAACCACCGAGCTCTAGCGATTCCGTTGTCAATCAATTTGACAATAAAACTCAACTGAGCTCTCCCTCGTGCAGTGAAGTTTGTTTTTGGTCTGATCCTGAACCCAGCCACTGCAAGGTGTCTATTGAAATGTTGGACCAAGATGAGTCGACAAAGCAGTTCGAATCTCCCTCCATCGAAAAGCATAAGGCTGCTGAAGAATTTAGTCAATTTGTAACAAAAGAGCTAGCTGTCTTGAATGATGATTTGCTAATAGAAGCAAAACGCCAAATATACAATATCATATGTGTCATGCATAAGGAACAGAAtgaagtaaataaaaaatcataTTGA
- the LOC6617102 gene encoding sperm-associated antigen 1, with the protein MEKEKKKSLLERYNIPVHYLDFAHVEKCTNAREMEKIVQILRSGEEGHYPDLQKCAEEKLKALKPDSKLFRYEEQIKPSTVLDKTELKPILDWTDSIKTKDSALNELKKVKQNLNLPSVRKLSKIDLEKQSEAEKPKPKPNAASQTNTTNKEARIKSTDYRKWDKYDPDEEILRMDLNEERDQEQIEKIISSHNKSIAKEELQSERDSLYERLQAQLKNLSQLEKEQYAERHRLRGNESFKAKEYENAIEEYNCSIIYDPENAVHAYNNRAVAHLKLKKYFSAISDCQACLQIDPMNIKAHLRMAEAHNAEGRHLESLNAYKKVLDLEPDNAIAKKAVEKLTSMLGEVAPSSATRLIIEEIDPPQLKTSEPKKVAEISDPTVVKKPEPAALANKPPPIKDYDLAELVKPNRMVKSNLVSAAEALGNKLQATKGGAAPKKPQNPPMTPKETLLRLPQDNLNNSNKLLIQEI; encoded by the exons atggaaaaggaaaaaaagaaatctCTTTTGGAAAGATACAACATACCAGTGCACTATTTGGATTTCGCTCATGTGGAAAAGTGTACAAATGCTCGCGAAATGGAGAAAATCGTCCAAATCCTGCGCTCCGGCGAGGAAGGACATTATCCGGACTTGCAAAAATGTGCGGAGGAGAAACTGAAGGCACTGAAACCGGATAGCAAGCTATTTCGCTATGAGGAACAAATAAAGCCAAGCACTGTCCTGGACAAAACCGAACTAAAACCCATTTTG GATTGGACTGACTCCATTAAAACAAAGGACAGTGCTCTCAATGAGCTGAAGAAGGTTAAGCAGAATTTGAATCTTCCATCTGTGCGTAAACTTTCCAAAATCGATTTGGAGAAGCAAAGTGAAGCGgagaaaccaaaaccaaagccaaacGCTGCATCTCAGACCAATACCACGAATAAGGAGGCTCGAATCAAGTCTACGGACTACAGAAAATGGGATAAGTACGATCCCGATGAGGAGATACTGCGCATGGATTTGAATGAGGAACGCGACCAGGAGCAGATAGAGAAAATCATTTCCAGTCACAATAAATCGATTGCCAAGGAAGAGTTACAGAGCGAAAGGGATTCTCTATATGAACGCCTCCAAGCACAGCTAAAGAATCTAAGCCAGCTGGAGAAGGAGCAATATGCTGAAAG acaTCGACTGCGTGGCAATGAGAGCTTCAAGGCCAAGGAATATGAAAATGCCATTGAGGAGTACAACTGTTCCATAATATACGATCCTGAGAATGCAGTACACGCTTATAATAATCGCGCTGTCGCTC ATCTCAAGTTGAAGAAATACTTTTCGGCCATATCGGACTGCCAAGCCTGTCTCCAGATCGATCCGATGAATATTAAGGCACACCTTCGTATGGCTGAGGCCCACAATGCCGAAGGGAGACATCTTGAG TCCCTAAACGCTTACAAAAAGGTCCTCGACCTTGAGCCAGATAATGCCATAGCCAAGAAGGCCGTGGAGAAGCTAACTTCGATGCTGGGTGAGGTGGCTCCGTCCTCTGCCACACGTTTGATAATTGAGGAGATCGATCCTCCGCAACTGAAGACTTCCGAACCCAAGAAGGTGGCTGAGATAAGTGACCCAACTGTGGTCAAGAAACCCGAACCAGCCGCCTTGGCAAACAAACCACCACCCATTAAAGACTACGATCTAGCCGAGTTGGTCAAACCGAATCGAATGGTAAAAAGCAACTTGGTGTCAGCCGCCGAGGCCTTGGGTAATAAGTTGCAGGCCACCAAGGGAGGTGCTGCTCCAAAGAAGCCACAAAATCCTCCCATGACACCAAAGGAAACCTTACTGCGTTTGCCACAGGACAACCTTAACAATAGCAATAAACTTCTTATACAGGAAATTTAG
- the LOC6617103 gene encoding uridine phosphorylase 1 isoform X1 has translation MPPTITDNQTHDFKAHYDCAHRSSLQDDETDDAYVKRITRYSDGTVKLRNSNIELMDQDILYHLALGSESHDLQEMFGDVKFVCMGGTPKRMENFAHFIMNEIGYKLPAGTQLQDISAYSYRYSMYKVGPVLCVSHGMGTPSVSILMHEMIKLMYHAKCKDPVFIRIGTCGGIGVDGGTVIITEDALDGQLRNSHEFTILGKTIHRPAKLDKKLARELKSLASPDDPYDTIIGKTLCTNDFYEGQGRLDGAFCDFSENEKMDYLEKLRENGVVNIEMESTIFAALTHHAGIKAAVVCVALLNRLNGDQVNAPKEVMNEWQARPQILVSRYIRKVLTHNGQLKSLFGHQGSIKSPRRFKLVQQESQAHE, from the exons ATGCCGCCCACCATTACCGATAATCAGACGCACGACTTTAAGGCCCACTACGACTGCGCCCACAGGTCCTCGCTGCAGGACGACGAGACGGACGATGCGTACGTGAAAAGGATAACGCG GTACTCCGATGGAACCGTCAAATTGCGCAACTCGAACATCGAGCTCATGGACCAGGATATCCTCTATCACCTGGCCTTGGGCAGCGAGAGCCACGACCTGCAGGAGATGTTTGGCGACGTTAAG TTCGTTTGCATGGGCGGCACACCAAAGCGCATGGAGAATTTTGCCCATTTCATAATGAACGAGATTGGCTACAAATTGCCAGCGGGCACCCAGCTGCAGGACATCAGCGCCTACTCATATCGCTACTCCATGTACAAAGTGGGACCGGTGCTGTGCGTCAGCCATGGGATGGGAACGCCCTCGGTCAGCATCCTGATGCACGAGATGATCAAGCTGATGTACCACGCCAAGTGCAAGGATCCCGTCTTCATCAGGATAGGAACCTGCGGAGGAATTGGCGTCGACGGCGGCACCGTCATCATCACCGAAGATGCTCTCGATGGGCAGCTCAGGAACTCCCATGAGTTT ACCATTCTCGGCAAGACCATCCATCGCCCTGCCAAGCTGGACAAGAAGCTGGCCCGTGAGCTCAAGTCCCTGGCCAGTCCCGATGATCCGTACGACACCATTATTGGCAAGACGCTGTGCACCAACGATTTCTACGAGGGCCAGGGTCGTTTGGACGGAGCATTCTGTGATTTCAGCGAGAACGAGAAGATGGACTATCTGGAGAAGCTGCGCGAGAACGGCGTGGTCAACATCGAGATGGAGAGCACCATCTTCGCGGCCCTGACCCACCATGCCGGCATCAAGGCAGCGGTGGTGTGTGTGGCCCTGCTGAACCGCCTCAATGGAGATCAGGTCAATGCCCCCAAGGAGGTCATGAACGAGTGGCAAGCG CGTCCCCAGATCCTCGTATCGCGCTATATTCGCAAGGTCCTTACGCACAATGGACAGTTGAAGTCGCTGTTCGGACACCAGGGATCCATCAAGTCACCTCGGCGCTTCAAGCTCGTCCAGCAAGAGTCCCAGGCCCACGAGTAA
- the LOC6617103 gene encoding uridine phosphorylase 1 isoform X2, with the protein MSLLLTGNSASLSEEELDEYSDGTVKLRNSNIELMDQDILYHLALGSESHDLQEMFGDVKFVCMGGTPKRMENFAHFIMNEIGYKLPAGTQLQDISAYSYRYSMYKVGPVLCVSHGMGTPSVSILMHEMIKLMYHAKCKDPVFIRIGTCGGIGVDGGTVIITEDALDGQLRNSHEFTILGKTIHRPAKLDKKLARELKSLASPDDPYDTIIGKTLCTNDFYEGQGRLDGAFCDFSENEKMDYLEKLRENGVVNIEMESTIFAALTHHAGIKAAVVCVALLNRLNGDQVNAPKEVMNEWQARPQILVSRYIRKVLTHNGQLKSLFGHQGSIKSPRRFKLVQQESQAHE; encoded by the exons ATGTCGCTGCTGCTCACCGGAAACAGTGCCTCCCTCTCCGAGGAGGAGCTCGACGA GTACTCCGATGGAACCGTCAAATTGCGCAACTCGAACATCGAGCTCATGGACCAGGATATCCTCTATCACCTGGCCTTGGGCAGCGAGAGCCACGACCTGCAGGAGATGTTTGGCGACGTTAAG TTCGTTTGCATGGGCGGCACACCAAAGCGCATGGAGAATTTTGCCCATTTCATAATGAACGAGATTGGCTACAAATTGCCAGCGGGCACCCAGCTGCAGGACATCAGCGCCTACTCATATCGCTACTCCATGTACAAAGTGGGACCGGTGCTGTGCGTCAGCCATGGGATGGGAACGCCCTCGGTCAGCATCCTGATGCACGAGATGATCAAGCTGATGTACCACGCCAAGTGCAAGGATCCCGTCTTCATCAGGATAGGAACCTGCGGAGGAATTGGCGTCGACGGCGGCACCGTCATCATCACCGAAGATGCTCTCGATGGGCAGCTCAGGAACTCCCATGAGTTT ACCATTCTCGGCAAGACCATCCATCGCCCTGCCAAGCTGGACAAGAAGCTGGCCCGTGAGCTCAAGTCCCTGGCCAGTCCCGATGATCCGTACGACACCATTATTGGCAAGACGCTGTGCACCAACGATTTCTACGAGGGCCAGGGTCGTTTGGACGGAGCATTCTGTGATTTCAGCGAGAACGAGAAGATGGACTATCTGGAGAAGCTGCGCGAGAACGGCGTGGTCAACATCGAGATGGAGAGCACCATCTTCGCGGCCCTGACCCACCATGCCGGCATCAAGGCAGCGGTGGTGTGTGTGGCCCTGCTGAACCGCCTCAATGGAGATCAGGTCAATGCCCCCAAGGAGGTCATGAACGAGTGGCAAGCG CGTCCCCAGATCCTCGTATCGCGCTATATTCGCAAGGTCCTTACGCACAATGGACAGTTGAAGTCGCTGTTCGGACACCAGGGATCCATCAAGTCACCTCGGCGCTTCAAGCTCGTCCAGCAAGAGTCCCAGGCCCACGAGTAA